The following are from one region of the Streptomyces changanensis genome:
- a CDS encoding pyridoxal phosphate-dependent decarboxylase family protein, whose protein sequence is MRSHLLNDATAEQYRRSVTEGVERVARKIATTQRPFSGATPDDLAPRVDAVDLDRPLGDASAALDELEDLYLRDAVYFHHPRYLAHLNCPVVIPAVLGEAVLSAVNSSLDTWDQSAGGTLIERRLIDWTTGRIGFGEAADGVFTSGGTQSNLQALLLAREEAKTDDLTKLRIFSSECSHFSVQKSAQLLGMGRSAVVSIPCDRDRRMQSVVLAAELARCAAEGLVPMAIVATAGTTDFGSIDPLPEIAALAAEYGAWMHVDAAYGCGLLASPTRRHLLDGIELADSVTVDYHKSFFQPVSSSAVLVRDGATLRHATYHADYLNPRRTVAERIPNQVDKSLQTTRRFDALKLWLTLRVMGADGVGQLFDEVCDLASEGWEMLAADPRYDVVVRPSLSTLVFRYVPAAVTSPAEIDRANLHARKALFASGEAVVAGTKVDGRQYLKFTLLNPETTVHDIAAVLDLIAGHAEQYLGENLVHAS, encoded by the coding sequence ATGCGCTCGCACCTGCTCAATGACGCAACGGCGGAGCAGTACCGGCGTTCCGTCACCGAAGGAGTCGAGCGGGTGGCGCGGAAGATCGCCACCACCCAGCGGCCCTTCAGCGGCGCCACCCCCGACGACCTCGCGCCGCGTGTCGACGCCGTCGACCTGGACCGGCCGTTGGGCGACGCCTCCGCCGCCCTGGACGAGCTGGAGGACCTGTACCTGCGCGACGCGGTGTACTTCCACCACCCGCGGTACCTGGCGCACCTCAACTGCCCGGTCGTCATCCCGGCCGTCCTCGGCGAGGCCGTCCTCTCGGCGGTGAACTCCTCCCTCGACACGTGGGACCAGAGCGCCGGCGGCACGCTCATCGAGCGCCGCCTCATCGACTGGACCACCGGGCGCATCGGCTTCGGCGAGGCCGCCGACGGCGTCTTCACCAGCGGCGGCACGCAGTCCAACCTCCAGGCGCTGCTCCTGGCCCGCGAGGAGGCCAAGACGGACGACCTGACGAAGCTGCGGATCTTCTCCTCCGAGTGCAGCCACTTCAGCGTCCAGAAGTCCGCGCAGCTGCTCGGCATGGGCCGCTCCGCGGTCGTCTCCATCCCCTGCGACCGCGACCGCCGCATGCAGAGCGTGGTCCTCGCGGCCGAGCTGGCCCGCTGCGCCGCCGAGGGGCTCGTCCCGATGGCGATCGTCGCGACCGCCGGCACCACCGACTTCGGCTCCATCGACCCGCTGCCCGAGATCGCCGCCCTGGCCGCCGAGTACGGCGCGTGGATGCACGTCGACGCGGCCTACGGCTGCGGCCTGCTGGCCTCCCCCACCCGCCGCCACCTGCTGGACGGCATCGAGCTGGCCGACTCGGTCACCGTCGACTACCACAAGTCGTTCTTCCAGCCGGTCAGCTCCTCCGCCGTGCTGGTCCGCGACGGGGCGACCCTGCGCCACGCCACCTACCACGCGGACTACCTCAACCCGCGCCGCACGGTCGCCGAGCGCATCCCCAACCAGGTCGACAAGTCGCTCCAGACGACCCGCCGCTTCGACGCGCTCAAGCTGTGGCTGACGCTGCGCGTCATGGGCGCCGACGGCGTCGGGCAGCTCTTCGACGAGGTGTGCGACCTGGCCTCCGAGGGATGGGAGATGCTCGCCGCCGACCCGCGCTACGACGTGGTGGTCCGGCCCTCGCTCTCCACCCTCGTCTTCCGCTACGTCCCGGCCGCCGTCACCTCCCCCGCGGAGATCGACCGGGCCAACCTCCACGCCCGCAAGGCGCTCTTCGCGTCGGGCGAGGCCGTCGTCGCCGGTACGAAGGTCGACGGCCGCCAGTACCTCAAGTTCACCTTGCTCAACCCCGAGACGACCGTGCACGACATCGCCGCCGTCCTCGATCTGATAGCCGGCCACGCCGAGCAGTACCTGGGAGAGAACCTTGTCCACGCCTCTTGA
- a CDS encoding IucA/IucC family protein, whose translation MSNTNSTSSTSALAHDTHGTVAPDGTGAPGRTADAVAHLTPERWAHANRLLVRKGLAEFAHERLLDPQPLGEGRYRVLSDDGATEYRFTAGRFALDHWQVYADSISRHRDGRELPVDALEFVIELRGALGLSDEILPVYLEEISSTLSGTAYKSAKPQVTAAELARADFQAVETGMTEGHPCFVANNGRLGFGVDEYHAYAPEAASPLRLVWLAAHRDRTAFTAGADIEYDTFVRAELGDAAVDGFARTLAERGLDMADYLLVPVHPWQWWNKLTVTFAAEIAQQRLVYLGEGDDRYLAQQSIRTFFNTSDPAKHYVKTALSVLNMGFMRGLSAAYMQATPAINDWLARLIDHDDVLRAARFSIIRERAAVGYRHLEYEAATDRYSPYRKMLAALWRESPVPTLEPGQRLATMASLLHVDHEGASFAGALIAESGLAPDRWLRRYLDAYLLPILHTFYAYDLAWMPHGENVILVIEDGTVRRAIFKDIAEEIVVMDPDAVLPPDVERIRVEVPEDEKLLSVFTDVFDCFFRFLGATLDSEGVLDEETFWRTVAECVTGYQESVPELAEKFKRYDLFAEEFALSCLNRLQLRNNRQMVDLADPSGALQFAGTLVNPIARFA comes from the coding sequence ATGAGCAACACGAACAGCACGAGCAGCACGAGCGCCCTGGCGCACGACACGCACGGCACGGTGGCCCCGGACGGCACCGGCGCCCCGGGGCGCACCGCCGACGCCGTCGCCCACCTCACCCCCGAGCGCTGGGCGCACGCCAACCGTCTCCTGGTCCGCAAGGGCCTCGCGGAGTTCGCCCACGAGCGGCTGCTCGACCCGCAGCCGCTCGGCGAGGGCCGGTACCGCGTCCTCAGCGACGACGGCGCCACCGAGTACCGCTTCACCGCGGGCCGCTTCGCCCTCGACCACTGGCAGGTGTACGCCGACTCGATCAGCCGCCACCGCGACGGCCGGGAGCTGCCGGTGGACGCGCTGGAGTTCGTCATCGAGCTGCGCGGGGCCCTGGGCCTGAGCGACGAGATCCTCCCCGTGTACCTGGAGGAGATCTCCTCGACCCTCTCCGGCACGGCGTACAAGTCGGCCAAACCGCAGGTGACCGCCGCGGAGCTGGCGCGGGCCGACTTCCAGGCGGTCGAGACGGGCATGACCGAGGGCCACCCGTGCTTCGTCGCCAACAACGGCCGGCTGGGCTTCGGCGTCGACGAGTACCACGCGTACGCGCCCGAGGCCGCCAGCCCGCTGCGGCTGGTGTGGCTGGCCGCGCACCGGGACCGCACGGCCTTCACGGCGGGCGCGGACATCGAGTACGACACGTTCGTCCGGGCGGAGCTGGGCGACGCCGCCGTCGACGGCTTCGCCCGCACCCTCGCCGAGCGCGGCCTGGACATGGCCGACTACCTGCTCGTGCCGGTCCACCCCTGGCAGTGGTGGAACAAGCTGACGGTCACCTTCGCCGCCGAGATCGCCCAGCAGCGGCTGGTGTACCTCGGCGAGGGCGACGACCGGTACCTGGCGCAGCAGTCGATCCGCACGTTCTTCAACACGAGCGACCCGGCCAAGCACTACGTGAAGACGGCCCTGTCCGTGCTGAACATGGGCTTCATGCGGGGCCTGTCGGCCGCGTACATGCAGGCGACGCCCGCGATCAACGACTGGCTGGCCCGGCTCATCGACCACGACGACGTCCTGCGGGCGGCGCGCTTCTCGATCATCCGCGAGCGCGCGGCGGTCGGCTACCGGCACCTGGAGTACGAGGCCGCCACCGACCGCTACTCGCCCTACCGCAAGATGCTCGCCGCGCTGTGGCGGGAGAGCCCGGTCCCGACCCTGGAGCCCGGCCAGCGGCTCGCCACCATGGCGTCGCTGCTCCACGTCGACCACGAGGGCGCCTCGTTCGCGGGCGCGCTGATCGCCGAGTCGGGGCTCGCCCCGGACCGGTGGCTGCGCCGCTACCTGGACGCCTACCTGCTGCCGATCCTCCACACCTTCTACGCCTACGACCTGGCGTGGATGCCGCACGGCGAGAACGTCATCCTCGTCATCGAGGACGGCACCGTGCGGCGGGCGATCTTCAAGGACATCGCCGAGGAGATCGTCGTCATGGACCCGGACGCGGTGCTGCCGCCGGACGTGGAGCGGATCCGGGTGGAGGTGCCCGAGGACGAGAAGCTGCTGTCGGTCTTCACGGACGTCTTCGACTGCTTCTTCCGCTTCCTGGGCGCGACGCTGGACTCCGAGGGCGTGCTGGACGAGGAGACGTTCTGGCGGACGGTCGCCGAGTGCGTCACGGGCTACCAGGAGTCCGTGCCGGAGCTCGCGGAGAAGTTCAAGCGGTACGACCTGTTCGCGGAGGAGTTCGCGCTCTCCTGCCTGAACCGCCTCCAGCTGCGCAACAACAGGCAGATGGTGGACCTCGCGGACCCGTCCGGCGCGCTGCAGTTCGCGGGCACGCTGGTCAACCCGATCGCGCGGTTCGCGTAA
- a CDS encoding GNAT family N-acetyltransferase: protein MSTTGTTGTTGTTVPGIGTFTVRALDPLSDAELVHGWVTHPKASFWLMQDHKLEDVERDYMAIAAHPHHDAFIGLLDGEPAFLMERYDPAHVELVGLYDPLPGDVGMHFLVAPTDTPVHGFTRAVITAVMAELFADPATRRVVVEPDVRNTAVHALNEAVGFVPVDKITKPEKEALLSVCTREAFEAAVGAPR, encoded by the coding sequence ATGAGCACCACCGGCACCACCGGCACCACCGGCACCACCGTCCCCGGCATAGGCACCTTCACGGTCCGCGCGCTCGATCCGCTGTCCGACGCCGAGCTGGTGCACGGCTGGGTCACCCACCCCAAGGCGTCGTTCTGGCTGATGCAGGACCACAAGCTGGAGGACGTCGAGCGGGACTACATGGCGATCGCCGCCCACCCGCACCACGACGCCTTCATCGGCCTCCTCGACGGCGAGCCGGCCTTCCTCATGGAGCGGTACGACCCGGCGCACGTCGAGCTGGTCGGCCTGTACGACCCGCTCCCCGGCGACGTCGGCATGCACTTCCTCGTCGCCCCGACGGACACGCCGGTCCACGGCTTCACGCGCGCCGTCATCACGGCCGTCATGGCGGAGCTCTTCGCCGACCCGGCCACCCGCCGCGTCGTGGTCGAGCCGGACGTCCGCAACACCGCGGTGCACGCCCTGAACGAGGCGGTCGGCTTCGTCCCCGTCGACAAGATCACCAAGCCGGAGAAGGAAGCCCTGCTCAGCGTGTGCACACGCGAGGCGTTCGAGGCGGCAGTGGGAGCACCCCGATGA
- a CDS encoding lysine N(6)-hydroxylase/L-ornithine N(5)-oxygenase family protein → MSTPLDFLGIGLGPFNLGLACLTEPIAELDGLFLESKPDFEWHSGMFLEGAHLQTPFMSDLVTLADPTSPYSFLNYLKEKGRLYSFYIRENFYPLRAEYNDYCRWAAGKLSSVRFGTTVSRVEYDTEGEVYVVHTEGGETFHARRLVLGTGTPPYVPEACQGLGGDLLHNSRYMQGREALKAKKSITLVGSGQSAAEIYHDLLSEIDVHGYQLNWVTRSPRFFPLEYTKLTLEMTSPEYIDYFHALPEETRYRLETAQKGLFKGINGDLIDAIFDLLYQKNLDGPVPTRLLTNSALHTASYDEATGTYTLGLRQEEQGKEYEIRTEGLVLATGYKYSVPAFLEPVRDRLRWDARGRFDIARNYSIDTTGRGVFLQNAGVHAHSITSPDLGMGAYRNSYIIRELLGTEYYPVEKSIAFQEFTV, encoded by the coding sequence TTGTCCACGCCTCTTGATTTCCTCGGTATCGGACTGGGTCCGTTCAACCTGGGCCTCGCCTGCCTGACCGAGCCCATCGCGGAGCTCGACGGCCTGTTCCTGGAGTCGAAGCCGGACTTCGAGTGGCACTCGGGGATGTTCCTGGAGGGCGCGCACCTCCAGACGCCGTTCATGTCGGACCTCGTCACGCTCGCCGACCCGACCTCGCCGTACTCCTTCCTGAACTACCTGAAGGAGAAGGGCCGGCTGTACTCGTTCTACATCCGCGAGAACTTCTATCCGCTGCGCGCCGAGTACAACGACTACTGCCGCTGGGCCGCCGGGAAGCTGAGCAGCGTCCGCTTCGGCACGACGGTCAGCCGCGTCGAGTACGACACCGAGGGCGAGGTGTACGTCGTCCACACCGAGGGCGGCGAGACCTTCCACGCCCGCCGCCTCGTCCTGGGCACCGGCACCCCGCCGTACGTGCCGGAGGCGTGCCAGGGCCTCGGCGGCGACCTGCTGCACAACTCCCGCTACATGCAAGGCCGCGAGGCCCTGAAGGCGAAGAAGTCCATCACGCTCGTGGGCAGCGGGCAGAGCGCGGCCGAGATCTACCACGACCTGCTCTCCGAGATCGACGTCCACGGCTACCAGCTGAACTGGGTGACCCGCTCCCCGCGCTTCTTCCCGCTGGAGTACACCAAGCTCACGCTGGAGATGACGTCCCCCGAGTACATCGACTACTTCCACGCCCTGCCGGAGGAGACCCGCTACCGCCTGGAGACGGCGCAGAAGGGCCTGTTCAAGGGCATCAACGGCGACCTGATCGACGCCATCTTCGACCTGCTGTACCAGAAGAACCTGGACGGCCCGGTCCCCACCCGGCTGCTCACCAACTCCGCGCTGCACACCGCCTCCTACGACGAGGCGACCGGCACGTACACGCTGGGCCTGCGCCAGGAGGAGCAGGGCAAGGAGTACGAGATCCGTACCGAGGGCCTGGTCCTCGCCACCGGCTACAAGTACAGCGTGCCCGCGTTCCTGGAGCCGGTCCGCGACCGGCTCCGCTGGGACGCGCGCGGCCGGTTCGACATCGCCCGCAACTACTCGATCGACACCACCGGCCGCGGCGTCTTCCTGCAGAACGCCGGGGTGCACGCCCACTCGATCACCTCGCCCGACCTGGGCATGGGAGCGTACCGCAACTCCTACATCATCCGTGAGCTGCTGGGGACCGAGTACTACCCCGTCGAGAAGTCCATCGCGTTCCAGGAGTTCACCGTATGA